A window of Micromonospora sp. WMMC415 genomic DNA:
TGTCCGCGCCAGCCTGTTGCAGCGCCGCGAAGTTGACGACCAGCACACCGTGCTCCATCGTTTGTCTCCTCCCCCGGTTCCGGGTCTACAGCGGCAGTTGGATGCCGCCGCGGTTGGTCGTGGACACCCGGCTCGCGGCGTCGGTGTCCGACACGTCGTACTGCTGGCCGGCGGTGCGGATGGCCGTGGCGGTCTCCCGCAGAGCCCGCTGCAGCGCCGCCTGGTCCTGCGCCCACTGCTGCTTGACCTGCTCGAACGAGCGCCCACCGGCGCCGCGCCAGGCCTGCTGCAACACCTCCAGCTCGGCCATCAGGCTGCTCAGCATCGACTGCAACGACTGGTCGACCTGCTCGAACTTCGCGGCGGTCTGCTGCATCACCGCGGCTTCCGCCTGGGTCTCGGACACTCCGGACGTCACCTCGTCTCCTGCGTCGTGGCTGGCCGTCGACACGCCCGCTCGGGGAGCGCGCCGCTCGCGCCGCCCGGGACGTCGAGCACGGCGGGCGCGGGTCAGCGATAACTCGTCGCTGACGGTAGCCGTACGATCGCGGTTCTGCTACCCCGTTCCCGTCCCCTGTGGACAACCGCCGGCTCCCGCCACGACGCCGGGACGCTTACGATGGGCGGCAGTCGCGTCGCAGCGCGTGATCGATGAGGAGGTGCGGTGCCGGTGACCACCACGGCGAGCCTGCCCTCGTCGCCACCCGGGCACACGCCACCCGCCCCACGCGAGCCGGGCCGCGCCGACCGGCCCGCCCCCGCCCCGACCGTTGGCGCCCCCGCCCCGACCGTTGGCGCCCGCAGCGTCCTGCCGCCACAGTGGAGCCTCCGCCCGCGCCGGTCGGCCCGGCACGTCCGGGCCGGCCAGGTGGTCGCCGGGCAGGTCGCGGTGGCGGTCGTGGTCGTCGCCCTCGGGCGGGGCGCGGCGACGGCACTGGCGGGCGTGGCGTTCGCCGCACTGCTCGTGGTGCTGGCCGGGGCACGCC
This region includes:
- a CDS encoding WXG100 family type VII secretion target, which translates into the protein MSETQAEAAVMQQTAAKFEQVDQSLQSMLSSLMAELEVLQQAWRGAGGRSFEQVKQQWAQDQAALQRALRETATAIRTAGQQYDVSDTDAASRVSTTNRGGIQLPL